A genomic region of Deltaproteobacteria bacterium contains the following coding sequences:
- a CDS encoding AAA family ATPase: MSYLDFYGLAEEPFSNAPVSRFYYNSPQHSEALLRLMHAAGTMRGLAICVGDIGHGKTTLARRMLDNLPEEEYEAALLVIIHAGITASWLLKRIALQLGVESPAQEKLALLSQLYQRLVQIYEEGRKAVVLIDEAQMLASRELMEEFRGLLNLEVPERKLLSFVFFGLPEIEENLKLDPPLAQRVALKYRLNPFDIESTRSYVKHRLRLAGASRVPFAKEAVEVVHTYSTGTPRVINTLCDNALFEGYVSRAQVIDAALMERIARDLGLDEALEVQRRQTAQRQAGLVPEVEDGKPARKASGRVDLAEIDAYLESLKTG; this comes from the coding sequence ATGAGCTACCTGGATTTCTACGGCCTGGCCGAGGAGCCCTTCTCCAACGCGCCGGTCAGCCGTTTCTACTACAACAGCCCGCAGCACTCCGAGGCGCTGCTGCGGCTGATGCACGCCGCCGGCACCATGCGTGGCCTGGCGATCTGCGTGGGGGACATCGGGCACGGCAAGACGACCCTGGCCCGGCGGATGCTCGACAACCTGCCGGAGGAAGAGTACGAGGCCGCGCTCCTGGTCATCATCCACGCCGGGATCACCGCCTCCTGGCTGCTCAAGCGCATCGCGCTCCAGCTGGGCGTGGAGAGCCCGGCGCAGGAGAAGCTGGCGCTCCTCTCCCAGCTCTACCAGCGGCTGGTGCAGATCTACGAGGAGGGGCGCAAGGCCGTCGTCCTCATCGACGAGGCCCAGATGCTCGCCTCCCGCGAGCTGATGGAAGAGTTCCGAGGCCTGCTCAACCTCGAGGTCCCCGAGCGGAAGCTCCTCTCCTTCGTCTTCTTCGGGCTGCCGGAGATCGAGGAGAACCTGAAGCTCGATCCCCCGCTGGCCCAGCGGGTGGCGCTGAAGTACCGCCTCAACCCCTTCGACATCGAGTCGACCCGCTCCTACGTGAAGCACCGCCTGCGCCTCGCCGGCGCCAGCCGGGTGCCCTTCGCGAAGGAGGCGGTGGAGGTGGTCCACACCTACTCGACCGGCACGCCCCGCGTGATCAACACCCTCTGCGACAACGCCCTCTTCGAGGGCTATGTGTCCCGGGCCCAGGTGATCGACGCCGCGCTGATGGAGCGCATCGCCCGGGACCTCGGCCTCGACGAGGCGCTGGAGGTGCAGCGGCGGCAGACCGCACAGCGCCAGGCCGGCCTGGTCCCCGAGGTCGAGGACGGCAAGCCGGCGCGCAAGGCCTCCGGCCGGGTCGACCTGGCCGAGATCGACGCGTACCTGGAGTCCCTGAAGACGGGGTGA
- a CDS encoding POTRA domain-containing protein codes for MRRLLCVLLLAWASPALASLPRWYEEPPRIASVELRLSRMEDAELAAELVPLRSGQYFSRQALRRTVRLLYETGRFEQIEAYLRQTPEGVVVSLVGKPRLRLAEVVFSGNESLSEQELMRASGLVRGKPYRPGKVEAARGLISELYGRHGFDSPEVTVETRTSEGGLVACAIRIREGPRSRLGRIDFVGRLGLPPPLLTSAMELERGAFLVRDQIDQGLDRVETLLRQAGYLRTRVGPISVRPDPGEAGPFKALEVRVDAGPRTRIEVRGAARFTAAELEELAGLAGGRPLDPASLAEGVARIEARYRRLGYAEVRVGATEEPVGRGRTLLVIEVEEGERLVVEGIDFPGAHARDPQQLSKAVCAAVAEVLEVEPQVVQEPVVDALVAGPRDRSAGEARPQRRRPDPCTVWEPEVYTRALAQIRDAYRRDGFLGAQVSEPELVRDGDGRHARVVVQVAEGPRTRIAELRLVGVDEDDLEAIREVVTVEQGAPLSLLAIEASREGMEARYRELGHPFVRVRQEVALDTTRLMARVVFEAEPGPQVRVGRVIVRGHRHTSTGLIRSRLTFGQGDLWSSASVRRSQQQLMELGNYRSAAIRLLEPEAPAEEMDVVVVVSEKRPRSVELGLGVSTEDGPRAFADYDDLSFLGGSALEVRTKANYPVFQSANRIFAPGPEWEARFGLRFPRLSGLRTDAAFEHDVRPTYTLTRMGTSVGAGTRVFENWTPSIRAELEFDDLDKGRLVTAEDVILTQEDRERLRLEQGQTLLVSVRPGLTVDLRDDPFTPTRGALISANLDWSHDLGVGVPIHFLRTSAAASWYLPAGEGITLALSGRAGRVFPLSRDNNTIGPKRFFLGGADNLRGFPVDSVFPEDARSELRDQVADCQSLLGQPTLCTDDALAIVQGKRPTSTGGEAFVLLKTELRFPIAGALRGGVFVDLGNIWQDPRALDLRRLRPSAGAGLRYDTPVGPMALDLGVNLLPDPVLREEALALHFAIGLF; via the coding sequence GTGAGGCGGCTCCTCTGCGTGCTGCTCCTGGCCTGGGCCTCGCCGGCCCTGGCCTCCCTGCCGCGCTGGTACGAGGAGCCCCCGCGCATCGCCAGCGTCGAGCTGCGCCTCTCCCGGATGGAGGACGCCGAGCTGGCCGCCGAGCTGGTGCCGCTGCGCTCGGGGCAGTACTTCAGCCGCCAGGCGCTGCGGCGGACGGTGCGGCTGCTCTACGAGACCGGGCGCTTCGAGCAGATCGAGGCCTACCTGCGGCAGACCCCCGAGGGGGTGGTGGTGAGCCTGGTGGGCAAGCCGCGCCTGCGCCTGGCCGAGGTGGTCTTCAGCGGCAACGAGAGCCTCTCCGAGCAGGAGCTGATGCGCGCCTCGGGCCTCGTCCGTGGCAAGCCCTACCGCCCGGGGAAGGTGGAGGCCGCCCGCGGCCTCATCTCGGAACTCTACGGCCGCCACGGCTTCGACAGCCCGGAGGTGACGGTGGAGACCCGCACCTCCGAGGGAGGGCTGGTCGCCTGCGCCATCCGGATCCGGGAGGGGCCGCGCAGCCGCCTCGGGAGGATCGACTTCGTCGGGCGCCTCGGGCTGCCCCCGCCGCTGCTCACCTCGGCGATGGAGCTGGAGCGGGGCGCCTTTCTGGTGCGCGATCAGATCGATCAGGGGCTCGATCGCGTCGAGACCCTCCTGCGCCAGGCCGGCTACCTGCGGACCCGGGTGGGGCCGATCTCGGTGCGACCGGACCCCGGCGAGGCGGGCCCCTTCAAGGCCCTCGAGGTGCGGGTGGACGCCGGGCCCCGCACCCGGATCGAGGTGCGGGGGGCCGCCCGCTTCACCGCCGCGGAGCTCGAGGAGCTCGCGGGGCTGGCCGGGGGGCGCCCCCTCGACCCCGCGTCCCTCGCCGAGGGGGTCGCCCGGATCGAGGCGCGCTACCGCCGGCTGGGGTACGCGGAGGTCCGGGTCGGTGCCACCGAGGAGCCGGTGGGCCGGGGGCGGACCCTGCTGGTGATCGAGGTGGAGGAGGGCGAGCGACTGGTGGTGGAGGGGATCGACTTCCCCGGCGCGCACGCCCGCGATCCCCAGCAGCTCTCGAAGGCCGTCTGCGCGGCCGTCGCCGAGGTGCTGGAGGTCGAGCCCCAGGTGGTCCAGGAGCCGGTGGTCGATGCGCTGGTCGCCGGACCCCGGGATCGGTCCGCCGGGGAGGCGCGGCCGCAGCGGCGCCGCCCGGACCCCTGCACCGTCTGGGAGCCGGAGGTCTACACCCGCGCCCTCGCCCAGATCCGCGACGCCTACCGCCGGGATGGTTTCCTCGGGGCCCAGGTCTCCGAGCCCGAGCTGGTGCGCGACGGGGACGGGCGGCACGCCCGGGTGGTGGTGCAGGTGGCCGAGGGGCCGCGCACCCGGATCGCCGAGCTGCGCCTCGTCGGGGTGGACGAGGATGATCTAGAGGCCATCCGGGAGGTCGTGACCGTCGAGCAGGGCGCGCCGCTCTCCCTGCTCGCCATCGAGGCCAGCCGGGAGGGGATGGAGGCCCGCTACCGCGAGCTGGGGCACCCCTTCGTGCGCGTGCGTCAGGAGGTCGCCCTGGACACCACCCGCCTGATGGCCCGCGTCGTCTTCGAGGCCGAGCCGGGGCCGCAGGTGCGGGTGGGGAGGGTGATCGTCCGGGGCCACCGCCACACCTCGACCGGGCTCATCCGCTCCCGCCTCACCTTCGGGCAGGGTGACCTCTGGTCCTCGGCCTCGGTGCGCCGCTCGCAGCAGCAGCTGATGGAGCTGGGCAACTACCGCTCGGCCGCCATCCGCCTGCTCGAGCCCGAGGCCCCGGCCGAGGAGATGGACGTGGTGGTCGTGGTCTCGGAGAAGCGGCCCCGCTCGGTGGAGCTGGGCCTGGGGGTCTCCACCGAGGACGGCCCCCGCGCCTTCGCCGACTACGACGACCTCTCCTTCCTGGGCGGCTCGGCCCTCGAGGTCCGCACCAAGGCCAACTACCCCGTCTTCCAGAGCGCCAACCGCATCTTCGCCCCCGGCCCGGAGTGGGAGGCCCGCTTCGGGCTGCGCTTCCCCCGCCTCTCGGGACTGCGGACCGACGCGGCCTTCGAGCACGACGTCCGCCCCACCTACACCCTCACCCGGATGGGCACCTCGGTGGGGGCGGGCACCCGGGTCTTCGAGAACTGGACCCCCTCGATCCGGGCGGAGCTGGAGTTCGACGATCTCGACAAGGGCCGCCTGGTCACCGCCGAGGACGTGATCCTCACCCAGGAGGATCGCGAGCGCCTGCGGCTGGAGCAGGGGCAGACCCTGCTGGTGAGCGTGCGGCCGGGGCTGACGGTCGACCTGCGGGACGACCCCTTCACGCCGACCCGCGGGGCGCTGATCAGCGCCAACCTCGACTGGTCCCACGACCTCGGGGTGGGGGTGCCGATCCACTTCCTGCGCACCTCCGCCGCGGCCAGCTGGTACCTGCCGGCGGGGGAGGGGATCACCCTGGCCCTCTCCGGGCGCGCCGGGCGGGTCTTCCCCCTCTCGCGGGACAACAACACCATCGGCCCCAAGCGCTTCTTCCTGGGCGGCGCCGACAACCTCCGCGGCTTCCCGGTGGATTCGGTCTTCCCGGAGGACGCCCGCTCCGAGCTGCGAGATCAGGTCGCCGACTGCCAGAGCCTCCTGGGCCAGCCCACCCTCTGCACCGACGACGCCCTGGCGATCGTGCAGGGCAAGCGCCCCACCAGCACCGGGGGCGAGGCCTTCGTGCTGCTCAAGACCGAGCTGCGCTTCCCCATCGCCGGCGCCCTGCGGGGCGGGGTCTTCGTCGACCTCGGCAACATCTGGCAGGACCCGCGGGCCCTCGACCTGCGGCGCCTGCGGCCGAGCGCGGGGGCGGGCCTGCGCTACGACACCCCGGTCGGGCCGATGGCCCTCGATCTGGGCGTGAACCTCCTGCCCGATCCCGTCCTCCGGGAGGAGGCCCTGGCGCTCCACTTCGCCATCGGCCTCTTCTGA
- a CDS encoding transposase, with protein MPGVLSTAPERPYRPRAPALGLLLDPLELMGRLANLVPPKGQNLVRYHGVFAPNSKHRPALALLAAKATAELPYRAPSPPGYPPLPLKALPEGGGAHWKGIETNVEVRPRRIPWAELLKRVFQADVTTCEKCGGKVEVLAVITDPKVIHRILKHLHLATTPPARGSVTLGARGPPGGALDEGPTIDDLLMDEQP; from the coding sequence TTGCCCGGCGTTCTCTCCACCGCACCGGAGCGCCCCTATCGCCCCCGCGCCCCGGCCCTCGGCCTCCTCCTCGATCCTCTGGAGCTGATGGGCCGCCTGGCCAACCTGGTCCCCCCGAAGGGCCAGAACCTGGTGCGCTACCACGGCGTCTTCGCCCCGAACTCGAAGCACCGGCCAGCCCTCGCCCTCCTGGCGGCGAAGGCCACGGCCGAGCTTCCCTACCGGGCCCCCTCGCCTCCCGGGTACCCGCCGCTCCCCTTGAAGGCGCTGCCCGAGGGTGGTGGGGCCCACTGGAAGGGGATCGAGACTAACGTCGAGGTCCGCCCCCGCCGGATCCCCTGGGCCGAGTTGCTGAAGCGCGTCTTCCAGGCGGACGTCACGACCTGCGAGAAGTGCGGTGGCAAGGTGGAGGTGCTCGCGGTGATCACCGACCCGAAGGTGATCCACCGGATCCTGAAGCACCTCCACCTCGCGACGACCCCGCCAGCCCGCGGCAGCGTCACCCTCGGCGCGAGGGGCCCACCCGGCGGTGCCCTCGACGAGGGCCCCACCATCGACGACCTCTTGATGGACGAGCAGCCCTGA
- a CDS encoding translocation/assembly module TamB domain-containing protein: MRRPLAALFLLIFALLVVGSFAFLRSQAAADLLCAQIEARGAKWVDGTVLVGRCELDPLSVALAFHDVAIRSPRRGIELDVDRLELKLREVQAPSEQVLVDSLVVRGPRLRVDLARLEAARDPAAATWDGCGLPELPLRVLSGEVEEAELTLRRGDAPFLEVADLSVSTRGWGQSLSARIASASGTLHVGAAEPLSFSGVAAEGEVQTEGMIITTGGISAEVGGLATHLREGRVSLCELSAAWSAEVEGELERWLTLAGASPELRETARGQLALKVNGSGSILDPGLGGALHFREASLDHFWIGNSSIEATLEGEEVQLTRLVTDAMKGELEVKGTIGLAEPYPARLAVKVKEGSLEALVGSLGLPGAWVDARISGGGSLEGSLHPLDLRGPADLQVVDFVTLDRPVREGPGRPDETFLTLPPATVKTPVRVTADTISVTGGEVALANSRVNVQGDFPLSGNAPVALTGLADSIDLGQDIPRIADMPYSGVVKGPFSLTGPYSDLRIEGRLGGRAFSVDGIEAGVVTGQLVFEDMVISVAGAAGQRGRTQYVLNEAGIRVGEDPKDFTFDIAVAEGRLEDLIPALENWHPLARRFSGTTGEASGSIHVEGPLEKVSFQLEARAAKGVLEGQPYESLSLRGGLIDRERFQIDEARIRVGADDLTTVRGFAVIDGELGLSIATRELPLERLHWLEGEGLEGRVSGDLVTSGTWMVPKVTGALALEGLRTRGIDQGQGKVQVSLEGDALTLRGGLDGERLGGTVKVDLDGGGLELELAWKEQELARWIPVLDTRGRLAPGWDGASEGSLRLTGHPERLSSWRGAFSLTRLRVKREKLELALAGGAELQVRDGTLATRGLTVISEASSIHLRGSAGQSEGLDLTLSGTLGLAALASLLPELDAASGTLELQASVGGAWERPTLVGSGRVVNAGLATSFLPFEIEALGGEVTFSQRAVVFDGFTGIAGRGRIDLSGELHLERLMPKRIHLVTRLDEVRIAPTDELQLTLAGALFLDGPAGDLFLSGNLQAVRGRYEAELGVEGLLPWAQSRKASLSESSEDALPLRLDVTLQVPGTMVVATPELDMRLQGDLRLLGTLASPGLLGTVDALEGEAKFRGNRFRVSHAVVDFQSPDRIDPTFDVNAEAEVRDYRVHVHAFGSPEEPRVILTSEPELAEADLLTLLTLGLTARDAEGLDGGEAAFAVMDALFSATGLDRQVKRFLPDNEILRAPRLRLTSGYSAGTGQVEPRVAFESRLFTDALRLRYSAPIGAPGQRATAEVRITDTISAQAEWDTENRESEVGNLGVDLKLRWELE; encoded by the coding sequence ATGAGGCGTCCACTTGCAGCGCTCTTCCTCCTGATCTTCGCCCTCCTGGTGGTGGGCTCCTTTGCCTTCCTGCGCTCGCAGGCCGCCGCCGATCTCCTCTGCGCCCAGATCGAGGCTCGCGGCGCGAAGTGGGTGGACGGAACGGTGCTGGTGGGCCGCTGTGAGCTGGATCCCCTCTCGGTCGCGCTGGCCTTCCACGACGTCGCCATCCGCTCTCCCCGGCGGGGGATCGAGCTGGACGTCGATCGCCTCGAGCTGAAGCTGCGGGAGGTCCAGGCCCCCTCGGAGCAGGTGCTGGTCGACTCCCTGGTCGTGCGGGGTCCGCGCCTGCGCGTGGACCTCGCCCGGCTCGAGGCAGCCCGCGATCCGGCGGCGGCGACCTGGGACGGCTGCGGGCTGCCCGAGCTGCCGCTGAGGGTCCTCTCCGGCGAGGTCGAGGAGGCCGAGCTCACCTTGCGGCGGGGCGACGCGCCCTTCCTCGAGGTCGCGGACCTGAGTGTCTCCACCCGGGGCTGGGGACAGTCCCTGAGCGCCCGCATCGCCTCCGCCAGCGGCACGCTGCACGTCGGCGCGGCCGAGCCGCTCTCCTTCTCCGGGGTCGCCGCGGAGGGCGAGGTGCAGACCGAGGGCATGATCATCACCACCGGCGGCATCTCGGCGGAGGTCGGCGGGCTCGCGACCCACCTCCGGGAGGGCCGGGTCTCGCTCTGTGAGCTGAGCGCCGCCTGGAGCGCCGAGGTGGAGGGGGAGCTCGAGCGCTGGCTGACCCTCGCCGGCGCCTCGCCCGAGCTGCGCGAGACCGCCCGGGGCCAGCTCGCCCTGAAGGTGAACGGCAGCGGCTCGATCCTCGATCCGGGCCTGGGGGGAGCGCTCCACTTCCGGGAGGCCAGCCTGGATCACTTCTGGATCGGCAACAGCTCGATCGAGGCCACGCTGGAGGGCGAGGAGGTGCAGCTCACCCGCCTCGTCACCGACGCCATGAAGGGTGAGCTCGAGGTGAAGGGGACCATCGGGCTGGCCGAGCCCTATCCGGCGCGCCTGGCGGTGAAGGTGAAGGAGGGCTCCCTCGAGGCCCTGGTCGGCTCCCTGGGGTTGCCGGGCGCCTGGGTGGACGCCCGGATCTCCGGCGGCGGCAGCCTGGAGGGCAGCCTGCACCCCCTCGATCTCCGGGGACCCGCGGATCTCCAGGTCGTCGACTTCGTCACCCTCGACCGCCCGGTGCGCGAGGGCCCGGGCCGCCCCGACGAGACCTTCCTCACCCTCCCGCCGGCCACGGTGAAGACGCCGGTGCGGGTGACTGCCGACACCATCTCGGTGACGGGCGGCGAGGTCGCCCTGGCGAACTCCCGGGTGAACGTTCAGGGCGACTTCCCGCTCTCCGGCAACGCCCCGGTGGCGCTCACGGGCCTGGCCGACTCGATCGATCTGGGCCAGGACATCCCCCGGATCGCCGACATGCCCTACAGCGGCGTGGTGAAGGGGCCCTTCTCCCTCACCGGCCCCTACTCCGATCTGCGCATCGAGGGGCGCCTCGGGGGCCGCGCCTTCTCGGTCGACGGCATCGAGGCCGGGGTCGTGACCGGGCAGCTCGTCTTCGAGGACATGGTCATCTCGGTGGCCGGCGCGGCCGGGCAGCGCGGGCGCACCCAGTACGTGCTGAACGAGGCCGGGATCCGGGTGGGGGAGGACCCCAAGGACTTCACCTTCGACATCGCCGTGGCCGAGGGGCGGCTGGAGGATCTGATCCCGGCGCTGGAGAACTGGCACCCCCTCGCCCGGCGCTTCTCGGGCACCACCGGCGAGGCCAGCGGCAGCATCCACGTCGAGGGTCCCCTGGAGAAGGTGAGCTTCCAGCTCGAGGCGCGGGCGGCCAAGGGCGTGCTCGAGGGTCAGCCCTACGAGTCCCTCTCGCTGCGCGGCGGCCTCATCGATCGCGAGCGCTTCCAGATCGACGAGGCGCGGATCCGCGTCGGCGCGGACGACCTCACCACGGTGCGGGGCTTCGCGGTCATCGACGGCGAGCTCGGGCTTTCCATCGCCACCCGGGAGCTGCCCCTGGAGCGCCTCCACTGGCTGGAGGGGGAGGGCCTGGAGGGCCGCGTGTCGGGCGACCTGGTGACCTCCGGGACCTGGATGGTGCCGAAGGTCACCGGCGCGCTGGCCCTGGAGGGGCTGCGGACCCGGGGCATCGATCAGGGGCAGGGGAAGGTGCAGGTCTCCCTGGAGGGGGACGCCCTGACCCTGCGCGGCGGCCTCGACGGGGAGCGCCTCGGCGGTACGGTGAAGGTCGATCTCGACGGCGGAGGGCTGGAGCTGGAGCTGGCCTGGAAGGAGCAAGAGCTCGCCCGCTGGATCCCGGTCCTCGACACCCGGGGCCGCCTCGCGCCCGGCTGGGACGGCGCCAGCGAGGGCTCCCTGCGCCTCACCGGCCACCCCGAGCGGCTCTCGAGCTGGCGGGGGGCCTTCTCGCTCACCCGCCTGCGCGTGAAGCGGGAGAAGCTGGAGCTGGCCCTCGCCGGGGGCGCCGAGCTGCAGGTGCGCGACGGCACCCTCGCCACCCGGGGGCTGACGGTGATCTCCGAGGCCTCCAGCATCCACCTGCGCGGGAGCGCGGGTCAGAGCGAGGGGCTCGACCTGACCCTCTCGGGGACCCTGGGGCTCGCCGCTCTCGCCTCCCTCCTGCCCGAGCTGGACGCGGCCTCGGGCACCCTCGAGCTCCAGGCCAGCGTCGGCGGCGCCTGGGAGCGGCCCACCCTGGTCGGCTCGGGCCGGGTGGTGAACGCCGGGCTCGCCACCTCCTTCCTGCCCTTCGAGATCGAGGCGCTCGGCGGCGAGGTGACCTTCTCCCAGCGGGCGGTCGTCTTCGACGGCTTCACCGGCATCGCGGGGCGCGGGCGGATCGATCTCTCCGGTGAGCTGCACCTCGAGCGGCTGATGCCCAAGCGCATCCACCTCGTCACCCGCCTGGACGAGGTGCGCATCGCCCCCACCGACGAGCTCCAGCTCACCCTCGCCGGGGCGCTCTTCCTCGATGGGCCGGCGGGGGACCTCTTCCTCTCGGGGAACCTCCAGGCCGTCCGCGGTCGCTACGAGGCCGAGCTGGGCGTCGAGGGTCTGCTGCCCTGGGCGCAGTCCCGCAAGGCCTCCCTCTCCGAGAGCTCCGAGGACGCGCTCCCCCTGCGCCTCGACGTCACCCTGCAGGTGCCCGGCACGATGGTGGTCGCCACCCCCGAGCTCGACATGCGCCTGCAGGGCGATCTGCGCCTGCTGGGCACCCTGGCCTCGCCGGGACTGCTGGGAACGGTCGACGCGCTCGAGGGCGAGGCGAAATTCCGGGGCAACCGCTTCCGGGTCAGCCACGCGGTCGTCGACTTCCAGTCGCCGGATCGGATCGATCCCACCTTCGACGTGAACGCCGAGGCGGAGGTGCGCGACTACCGGGTGCACGTGCACGCCTTCGGCAGCCCGGAGGAGCCGCGGGTGATCCTCACCTCGGAGCCGGAGCTGGCCGAGGCGGACCTGCTCACCCTGCTGACCCTGGGCCTGACCGCCCGGGACGCCGAGGGGCTCGACGGCGGAGAGGCGGCCTTCGCCGTGATGGACGCCCTCTTCTCGGCCACCGGCCTCGACCGGCAGGTGAAGCGCTTCCTGCCCGACAACGAGATCCTGCGCGCGCCGCGCCTGCGCCTGACCAGCGGCTACTCGGCCGGCACCGGCCAGGTCGAGCCGCGGGTCGCCTTCGAGTCGCGCCTCTTCACCGACGCCCTGCGCCTGCGCTACTCCGCGCCCATCGGGGCGCCCGGCCAGCGGGCCACCGCCGAGGTGCGGATCACCGACACCATCTCGGCTCAGGCCGAGTGGGACACCGAGAACCGCGAGTCGGAGGTGGGCAACCTCGGGGTCGATCTGAAGCTGCGCTGGGAGCTGGAGTGA
- a CDS encoding radical SAM protein, with product MESRDELRGPKRRGLRIKLIKPAERPRPGVLLNRTTRFMDAALPMLAALTPEPHEVTLVDESFAPDRRYEPVDVVGISVWTDLAMRAYAIADHYRKRGVTVVMGGIHPTMCPDEVQAHCDALVIGEGDLAWPALLADLEAGNLQPRYDYRDRIPEHLGALPLPRRDLYPRLQGLNPVPAGVGIEASRGCPYDCEFCSVLEVRGHRYRHRPVEEILAEIDAIDAANLIFVDDNVALDRKRAKELFRGMIGMGKQWVAEASVGLADDLDLLELMRQSGCRGLMIGFESVQPETMVGMKKLSRMHLTPVEIVRRFHDSDIPVMGNFVFGFDHETPEVFDLTLDFAFRSELELAQFRALVPYPGTPFHARLLREGRLLDPHWWRNPDRLPGEATPLFEPKRMSRLQLAEGMLRLTREFYGWRGRLQRLRSLRPLHRPPVETALLLGTDWAFGSRYASAFQFSLDRVRAEEDVAAGVAEPAEVLAEV from the coding sequence ATGGAGAGTCGAGACGAGCTGCGGGGACCGAAGCGACGAGGGCTGCGGATCAAGCTGATCAAGCCGGCGGAGCGCCCGCGCCCCGGGGTGCTGCTCAACCGCACGACGCGCTTCATGGACGCGGCGCTGCCCATGCTGGCCGCGCTGACACCCGAGCCCCACGAGGTGACGCTGGTCGACGAGAGCTTCGCGCCCGACCGGCGCTACGAGCCGGTGGACGTGGTGGGCATCAGCGTCTGGACCGATCTCGCGATGCGCGCCTACGCCATCGCGGATCACTACCGGAAGCGGGGCGTGACCGTGGTGATGGGGGGCATCCACCCCACCATGTGCCCGGACGAGGTGCAGGCGCACTGCGACGCGCTCGTGATCGGCGAGGGCGACCTGGCCTGGCCGGCGCTCCTCGCGGACCTCGAGGCTGGAAACCTCCAGCCCCGCTACGACTACCGCGACCGGATCCCGGAGCACCTCGGGGCGTTGCCGCTGCCCCGCCGGGACCTCTACCCCAGACTCCAGGGCCTGAACCCCGTGCCCGCCGGCGTCGGGATCGAGGCCAGCCGCGGCTGCCCCTACGACTGCGAGTTCTGCTCGGTGCTCGAGGTGCGCGGGCACCGCTACCGGCACCGGCCGGTGGAGGAGATCCTCGCGGAGATCGACGCCATCGACGCGGCGAACCTGATCTTCGTGGACGACAACGTCGCCCTGGACCGCAAGCGGGCCAAGGAGCTCTTCCGCGGCATGATCGGGATGGGCAAGCAGTGGGTGGCCGAGGCCTCGGTGGGCCTGGCCGATGACCTCGACCTGCTCGAGCTCATGCGCCAGAGCGGCTGCCGGGGTCTGATGATCGGCTTCGAGTCGGTGCAGCCGGAGACGATGGTCGGCATGAAGAAGCTCAGCCGCATGCACCTCACCCCGGTGGAGATCGTCCGGCGCTTCCACGACTCGGACATCCCGGTCATGGGCAACTTCGTCTTCGGCTTCGACCACGAGACGCCCGAGGTCTTCGATCTCACCCTCGACTTCGCCTTCCGCAGCGAGCTCGAGCTGGCGCAGTTCCGCGCGCTGGTGCCCTACCCCGGCACCCCCTTCCACGCCCGCCTGCTGCGGGAGGGGCGGCTGCTGGATCCGCACTGGTGGCGAAACCCGGACCGCCTCCCCGGCGAGGCCACCCCCCTCTTCGAGCCGAAGCGCATGAGCCGCTTGCAGCTGGCCGAGGGGATGCTGCGCCTCACCCGCGAGTTCTATGGCTGGCGGGGCCGCCTCCAGCGCCTGCGGAGCCTGCGACCCCTGCACCGCCCCCCGGTGGAGACCGCGCTGCTCCTGGGCACCGACTGGGCCTTCGGCAGCCGCTACGCGAGCGCCTTCCAATTCTCCCTGGATCGGGTCCGCGCCGAGGAGGACGTCGCGGCCGGTGTCGCGGAGCCCGCCGAGGTCCTCGCCGAGGTGTAG